CATGGGCAGAACGAAGGCTCATGGACAAACTCCTCATTCGTGGTGGCCGCCGACTGGAAGGCGAAGTCACGATCTCGGGCGCCAAGAACGCCGCCCTGCCGGAGCTGTGCGCCGCGCTGCTGACCGCCGAGCCCGTCACGCTGACCAACGTGCCCCGGCTGCAGGACGTCAGCACCACGCTGAAGCTGCTTCGCAACATGGGTGCCGGCGCCGAGCGCAGCGAGTCGCAGGCCGACACCGTGACCATCGACGCCGGCCGCGTGACGACGCCCGAGGCGCCGTACGACCTCGTGAAGACGATGCGTGCGTCGATCCTCGTTCTCGGGCCGCTGCTGGCCCGCTTCGGTGAGGCGACCGTGTCGCTGCCCGGCGGCTGCGCGATCGGATCGCGGCCGGTCGACCAGCACATCAAGGGGTTGCGGGCCATGGGCGCCGACATCAGCGTGGAGCACGGCTACATCCTCGCCAAGGCCAGACGGCTCAAGGGGGCGAGCATCACGACGGACATGATCACCGTCACCGGCACCGAGAACCTGCTGATGGCTGCCACGCTGGCCGACGGCGAGACGGTGCTCGAGAATGCCGCGCAGGAGCCCGAGATTCCCGACTTGGCCGAGATGCTCATCAAGATGGGCGCGAAGATCGAGGGCCACGGCACCAACCGCATCCGCATCCAGGGGGTCGACGCGCTGCACGGCCTGACGCCGCTCGCGCCGCATCGCATCATCCCCGACCGCATCGAGACGGGCACCTTTCTGTGCGCCGTCGCTGCAGCCGGAGGCCATGTCGTGCTGAGAAGCGCTCAGGCGGCGCACCTCGGTGCGGTGATCGACAAGCTGCGCGAAGCGGGCGTGTCGATCGAAGCCGGCGAGGACTGGATCCGCGTGAAGAGCGATCAGCGCCCCCGTGCGGTCGGATTCCGCACCAGCGAGTACCCGGCGTTTCCCACCGACATGCAGGCGCAATTCATGACGCTCGACTGCATCGCCGAGGGCAGCGCGAAGATCACCGAGACGATCTTCGAGAACCGCTTCATGCACGTCAACGAGCTGCTGCGCCTGGGCGCGCGCATCGAGGTCGACGGCCACACCGCGATGATCCACGGCGTGCCCAGCCTGTCGGGTGCCACGGTGATGGCAACCGACCTGCGCGCCTCGGCCAGCCTGGTCATCGCCGGCCTGGTGGCCGACGGCGAGACGGTGGTGGACCGCATCTACCACCTCGATCGCGGCTACGACCAGATGGAAGCCAAGCTGCGCGGCATCGGTGCCGACATCGAGAGGGTCAAATGATCACCCTTGCCCTCTCGAAGGGACGCATCTTCGACGAGACGCTGCCCTTGCTCGGGGCCGCGGGCATCGAGGTCGCCGAAGACCCCGAGAAGTCGCGCAAGCTGATCATCGGCACCAGTCGGCCCGATGTGCGGGTGGTGCTGGTGCGCGCAACCGACGTGCCGACCTACGTGCAGTACGGCGGCGCCGACCTCGGCGTCACCGGCCGCGACACCCTGCTCGAGCACGGCGGCGACGGGCTGTACCAGCCGCTGGACCTGCGCATTGCCAAGTGCCGCATGAGCGTCGCCGCGCGTGCCGACTTCGACTATGCCGCGGCCGTGAAGCAGGGCTCGCGCATCCGGGTGGCGACCAAGTACACGCGCTGCGCAGCCGAGCATTTCGCCGACAAGGGCGTCCACGTCGACCTCATCAAGCTGTACGGCTCGATGGAGCTGGCGCCGCTGACCGGGCTCGCCGACGCGATCGTCGACCTGGTCTCCAGCGGTAGCACCCTGCGCGCCAACCACCTCGTCGAAGTCGAGGAGATCATGCAGATCTCGTCGCGCCTCGTCGTCAACCAGGCCGCGCTCAAGCTCAAGCGCGAGCCCATCCGCCAGCTCATCGACGCCTTTGCGGCCGCCATCGAATCATGACCGTCGCCATCCGCCAGCTCAGCACCTCCGCTCCGGACTTCGAAGCCGAGTTCCAGCGTGTGCTGCACTGGTCGGCGGAGCAGGACCACGAGATCGAGGAGCGCGTCGCGGGCATCCTGGCCGACGTGCAGCGCCGCGGCGATGCCGCGGTGCTGGAGTACACGCAGCGCTTCGACGCCCTGCAGGCGTCGTCGGTGGCGGCGCTGGAACTTCAGCCCACCGAGCTGCAGTCCGCTCTCCACGGCATTGCGCCGACCCAACGGGAGGCGCTGCAAGCGGCCGCGCGCCGGGTACAGGCCTATCACGAACGCCAGCTCGAGGCCTGCGGCAGGTCCTGGAGCTACCGCGACGAGGACGGCACGCTGCTCGGCCAGAAGGTGACGCCCCTGGACCGGGTCGGCATCTACGTGCCGGGCGGCAAGGCGGCGTATCCGTCCAGCGTGCTGATGAACGCCGTGCCGGCCAAGGTCGCCGGTGTCGGCGAGATCGTGATGGTCGTTCCCACGCCGCGTGGCGAGCGCAACGCGTTGGTCCTCGCGGCAGCGGCCGTGGCCGGCGTCGATCGTGTCTTCACCGTCGGGGGCGCGCAGGCGGTCGGCGCACTGGCCTACGGCACGGCCACCATTCCGGCGGTCGACAAGATCACCGGCCCGGGAAACGCCTACGTCGCCAGCGCCAAGCGGCGCGTGTTCGGCCAGATCGGCATCGACATGATCGCCGGGCCGAGCGAGATCCTCGTGCTGGCCGACGGCAGCACGCCGCCCGATTGGGTCGCGATGGATCTTTTCAGCCAGGCCGAGCACGACGAGCTGGCGCAAAGCATCCTGCTGTGCCCGGACGCGGCCTACATCGAGAAGGTACGCGAGGCCATCGAGCGCCTGCTGCCCGGCATGCCGCGCCACGCCATCATCCGCGCCTCGCTGGAAGGCAGAGGTGCGCTGATCCTCACCCGGACGATGGGCGAGGCCTGCGAGCTCAGCAACCGCATCGCGCCCGAGCACCTCGAGGTGAGCTCGCAGGAGCCGCATCGCTGGGAGCCCCTGCTGCGGCATGCCGGCGCCATCTTCCTCGGCGCCTATACGAGCGAGAGCCTGGGCGACTATTGCGCCGGACCCAACCACGTGCTGCCCACCTCGGGCACTGCGCGCTTCTCGTCGCCGCTCGGCGTGTACGACTTCCAGAAACGCACCAGCATCATCGAGGTCAGCGCCGCCGGCGCGCAGACCTTGGGCCCCATTGCCGCCGAGCTGGCTTATGGCGAAGGCCTGCAGGCGCATGCGCGGGCCGGCGAATTCAGACTGAACAAGGGAACCGCGCAATGAGCGCCACGCTGCAGGATCGGATGAAGCGGGTGATCCGCCAGGACATCCAGTCGATGCACGGCTATGCCGTCCAGCCGTCGGCAGGCATGGTCAAGCTCGACACGATGGAGAACCCGTTTCGCCTGCCGCCCGCGTTGCGCGACGAGCTGGGGCGGCGACTGGCAGAGGTGGCGCTGAACCGCTATCCCGCCGAGCGTGGCGACGTGCTGCGCGCGGCGCTGGCACGCCACGCCGGCATGCCGGAGCACTGCGACATCATGCTCGGCAACGGCTCCGACGAGCTGATCTCGCTGATCGCGATGGCCAGCGACGTGCCGGGCAGCACCGTGCTGGCACCGGTCCCGGGGTTCGTGATGTACGCACTGTCGGCCAAGCTGCAGGGCCTGCGCTTCGTCGGCGTGCCGACCACGCCGAGCTTCGAGCTCGATCTGCCGGCCATGGTGGCGGCGGTGCGCGAGCACCAGCCGGGCGTCATCTACCTGGCGTATCCCAACAACCCGACGGCCAACCTCTGGGACGATGCGGCCATCGACGCCATCATCGAAGCGGCGCCGGGCCTGGTCGTGATGGACGAGGCCTACCAGCCGTTCGCCGCGCGCGACTCGCTGGCGCGCCTGGAGCGCCACGAACACGTGCTGCTGATGCGCACGATGAGCAAGTTCGGGCTGGCAGGGGTGCGCATCGGCTACCTGATCGGGCGCAAGCCGCTGATCGCCGAGCTGGACAAGCTGCGGCCTCCGTTCAACGTCAGCGTGCTGAACTGCGAGACCGCGCTGTTCGCGCTGGAGCATGCCGACGAATACGCGCGCCAGGCGGCTGTCATCCGCACCGAGCGCGATGCGCTGCTGAAGCAGCTCGCCGAGCTGCCGGGCGTGACGCCCTTCCCGAGCGAAGCCAACATGATCCTGGCGCGCGTGCCCGACTCGAAGAAGGCCTTCGAAGGCATGAAGGCACGCGGCGTGCTGGTGAAGAACGTCGCATTCCTGCATCCGCTGCTCGACAACTGCGTGCGGCTGACGGTCGGAACGCCCGATGAGAACGTGAAGATGATGGATGCGCTGAAAGCGAGCCTGTGATGAGCATCGAGCGCAGGGCGGATGTCACCCGCAACACCACCGAGACGCAGATCCGCGTCGCGATCAACCTGGACGGCAGCGGTGTGGCCAAGCTGTCGACCGGCATCGGATTCTTCGACCACATGCTCGACCAGATCGCACGCCACGGCCTGATCGACCTCGAGATCGAGGCCAAGGGCGACCTGCACATCGATGGCCATCACACGGTGGAGGATGTCGGCATCACGCTGGGCCAGGCGATCGCGAAGGCGGTAGGCGACAAGAAGGGCCTGCGGCGCTACGGGCACGCCTACGTGCCGCTCGACGAGGCGCTCTCACGCGTGGTCATCGACTTCTCCGGCCGTCCCGGCCTGCACATGCGTGTCGACTTCAAGAGCGGAATGATCGGCGCGCTCGACACCCAGCTGGTCTACGAGTTTTTCCAGGGCTTTTCCAACCATGCCGGCGTCACGCTGCATGTGGACAACCTGCACGGAGACAACGCGCACCACCAGTGCGAGACGATCTTCAAGGCGTTCGCACGGGCGCTGCGCATGGCGCTCGAGATCGACCCCCGCGCCGCGGGCGTCATTCCGTCGACCAAGGGAACGTTGTGACATGAGCACCGTCGCGGTCGTCGACTACGGCATGGGCAACCTGCGCTCGGTGTCACAGGCGGTGATGCGTGTCGCGCAGGGATCCGGCTTCGACGTCCTGGTCACGTCCAGGCCCGAGGAGGTGTACGCTGCCGAGCGCATCGTGCTGCCCGGACAGGGCGCCATGCCGGACTGCATGCGCGAGCTTCGTGAATCGGGCCTGCTCGATGCGGTTCTCGACGCGGCGGCACGCAAGCCGCTGATGGGAGTTTGCGTCGGCATGCAGATGCTTCTGACGCGCAGTGAAGAGGGTCCGACGGACGGGCTCGACCTGATTCCCGGCGAGGTGGTGCGCTTTCGTCTGGAAGGGCGGCTGCAGCCCGACGGCAGCCGCTACAAGGTGCCGCAGATGGGCTGGAACGCAGTCGTCCAGGCCCGTGCGCACCCGGTCTGGGCTGGCGTGCCCGACGGGGCGTACTTCTATTTCGTCCACAGCTACTGCGCCA
The Piscinibacter sp. XHJ-5 DNA segment above includes these coding regions:
- the hisB gene encoding imidazoleglycerol-phosphate dehydratase HisB; translated protein: MSIERRADVTRNTTETQIRVAINLDGSGVAKLSTGIGFFDHMLDQIARHGLIDLEIEAKGDLHIDGHHTVEDVGITLGQAIAKAVGDKKGLRRYGHAYVPLDEALSRVVIDFSGRPGLHMRVDFKSGMIGALDTQLVYEFFQGFSNHAGVTLHVDNLHGDNAHHQCETIFKAFARALRMALEIDPRAAGVIPSTKGTL
- the hisH gene encoding imidazole glycerol phosphate synthase subunit HisH, with the protein product MSTVAVVDYGMGNLRSVSQAVMRVAQGSGFDVLVTSRPEEVYAAERIVLPGQGAMPDCMRELRESGLLDAVLDAAARKPLMGVCVGMQMLLTRSEEGPTDGLDLIPGEVVRFRLEGRLQPDGSRYKVPQMGWNAVVQARAHPVWAGVPDGAYFYFVHSYCAKPADADHSVGETEYGERFTSALARDNIFATQFHPEKSADLGLALYRNFLHWKP
- the hisC gene encoding histidinol-phosphate transaminase — protein: MSATLQDRMKRVIRQDIQSMHGYAVQPSAGMVKLDTMENPFRLPPALRDELGRRLAEVALNRYPAERGDVLRAALARHAGMPEHCDIMLGNGSDELISLIAMASDVPGSTVLAPVPGFVMYALSAKLQGLRFVGVPTTPSFELDLPAMVAAVREHQPGVIYLAYPNNPTANLWDDAAIDAIIEAAPGLVVMDEAYQPFAARDSLARLERHEHVLLMRTMSKFGLAGVRIGYLIGRKPLIAELDKLRPPFNVSVLNCETALFALEHADEYARQAAVIRTERDALLKQLAELPGVTPFPSEANMILARVPDSKKAFEGMKARGVLVKNVAFLHPLLDNCVRLTVGTPDENVKMMDALKASL
- the hisG gene encoding ATP phosphoribosyltransferase, coding for MITLALSKGRIFDETLPLLGAAGIEVAEDPEKSRKLIIGTSRPDVRVVLVRATDVPTYVQYGGADLGVTGRDTLLEHGGDGLYQPLDLRIAKCRMSVAARADFDYAAAVKQGSRIRVATKYTRCAAEHFADKGVHVDLIKLYGSMELAPLTGLADAIVDLVSSGSTLRANHLVEVEEIMQISSRLVVNQAALKLKREPIRQLIDAFAAAIES
- the murA gene encoding UDP-N-acetylglucosamine 1-carboxyvinyltransferase; protein product: MDKLLIRGGRRLEGEVTISGAKNAALPELCAALLTAEPVTLTNVPRLQDVSTTLKLLRNMGAGAERSESQADTVTIDAGRVTTPEAPYDLVKTMRASILVLGPLLARFGEATVSLPGGCAIGSRPVDQHIKGLRAMGADISVEHGYILAKARRLKGASITTDMITVTGTENLLMAATLADGETVLENAAQEPEIPDLAEMLIKMGAKIEGHGTNRIRIQGVDALHGLTPLAPHRIIPDRIETGTFLCAVAAAGGHVVLRSAQAAHLGAVIDKLREAGVSIEAGEDWIRVKSDQRPRAVGFRTSEYPAFPTDMQAQFMTLDCIAEGSAKITETIFENRFMHVNELLRLGARIEVDGHTAMIHGVPSLSGATVMATDLRASASLVIAGLVADGETVVDRIYHLDRGYDQMEAKLRGIGADIERVK
- the hisD gene encoding histidinol dehydrogenase → MTVAIRQLSTSAPDFEAEFQRVLHWSAEQDHEIEERVAGILADVQRRGDAAVLEYTQRFDALQASSVAALELQPTELQSALHGIAPTQREALQAAARRVQAYHERQLEACGRSWSYRDEDGTLLGQKVTPLDRVGIYVPGGKAAYPSSVLMNAVPAKVAGVGEIVMVVPTPRGERNALVLAAAAVAGVDRVFTVGGAQAVGALAYGTATIPAVDKITGPGNAYVASAKRRVFGQIGIDMIAGPSEILVLADGSTPPDWVAMDLFSQAEHDELAQSILLCPDAAYIEKVREAIERLLPGMPRHAIIRASLEGRGALILTRTMGEACELSNRIAPEHLEVSSQEPHRWEPLLRHAGAIFLGAYTSESLGDYCAGPNHVLPTSGTARFSSPLGVYDFQKRTSIIEVSAAGAQTLGPIAAELAYGEGLQAHARAGEFRLNKGTAQ